The nucleotide window GTGGGATGCCCAAATGTCCCATGTCCTCCACTCAAACAACCAAGATCAAAAGGACAGTAATGGTTCTAGGTCACATTCAAACTAAACAAGTTAAAAAACTTCAGATCAACAATGTATCTAGTTAGATATATCTGATCCTGATATGACTGGAAAATACCATATTTGTATCTGCTTTTCATCAGTTAGATATGCATAGTCTTTTATCATGATACGTTGTTACCTGCATATCAGAGCCTTCTGGTCTGGCGCTGCAGCAAACACAGTGGTGGTTGAAGCTGATGCATTCAAAGAGACGGATGTCATTTATCGAGCTATCAGCTCCAGAGGTCATCATGATGACATGCTCCAGACTGCTGAACTGGTATTCCTCTCTCTACTGTTCTTTGTTTAGAGATTTTATTCCTTAACTCTTCTGCTTTCAGTTATTCTTCTAGAGGAaaacatatattaaatatttttcttatctaCTCTATGTCTCGGCCTGTCTGTCTGTAATCAATTTATTTGGTTCCCATAGAAAATTCCTATTTTATTAGTCTATTCTTTCGTTATTTCTCTGTGCCCTCattttcttgaattcaaacctaCAGGAAAATTTTATGATTGCTCTTTGTTTGCTTGAACTGCTCTAACAAGATACTTATTATTGCCAGCAAACTAGATTCCACAATGATTTTTTTACTTAGATTTGCCTTAATTaaaaagttgattcaaacttgagagGATTGACTCCCAATTATgaaattattagaaaaaaatagatttactctAGTGTCATTTCAAAGTTGAGTGATGCTACATAACTAATATCATAACTCTTAGATAACAATGATGATTAACAGAATAATGAACACTTTTGCAGAAATATaaacaaacatgatttttttttctaactagTCCAGGAGCTAAAGACAAACCTTCCGCATGGAGCTTAGACACCACATATCACATACTCCATGACTATGGAATCTTCCGAAACAGGGAGGACAGACTTCTGATTCAGCCCAGATGTGTGTAATTTCCTTTGAGTATGGATCTGATTCTgagttcattcaatcttagactaGATTCAGTTCCATTAATCTATGCCTACAATCTAGTTAAACATGGGTTCTCTGAAATCCATATCAGATCAGATATCATCAACAGAGTTTAGAGAATATAGATCAATATCTCCAACATCAATCAGTAAATAATCTGATGTCATCCTTGTCCTCCTCATGGTCTAAGCTTCCAGAATAAACTGAGCTCACACAACAATTACAAGCAGGTCCATCAGTCATCGACAGACGCAGCTTCCTCTCTACTCGTGACTGCTCTGAATGAAGGTCGAGATGTGATCATGGATGGCACTCTCTCCTGGGAACCATTTGTTCAGCAAACCATAGCCATGGCACGGAATGTACATCACCAGCAGTATCGGATGGGAGCTGGATACAAGGTTGCTGATGATGGGACCATCACAGAGAACTACTGGGAACCGGTGGAGGACAACCAAGAGAACAATAAGTGCAGTACAAGGAAGCCATACAGGATAGAGATGGTTGGAGTTGTTTGTGATGCCTACCTAGCAGTAGTCCGAGGAATCAGGTACGACTCTAAAAAAACCTTACTCTTGAATCAAACCCAAACATAACAATTTATGCCTTGGGAGGTTCATGCACctaaattgaatatatatatatatatataggatttctTGGGTCATAAATACCGGGTAACTAACAGAGATGAATAGAGACAATCAATGTGGACAGGAGAAGTACATTGGCTAGTTGTTCTAACCTGAAATTTTCGACCATAAGGTCATTGAGCTGAAAGTTTCCAAGCTCAACTCTATGATGTCAATGGCAGGAGAGCTATAATAATGGGTAGAGCAGTTAGAGTAAAATCCCAATTGAAGTCTCACCAAAGGTTTGCTAATGCCTTTCCAAGATATTGTCAACTTGTTGACAATGCCAGACTCTACTCAACCAACTCCATGGGATCTGCTAAGGTTTCTTCCTCTCTCCACTTTTTTCACTTAAAAAAAGAGCAACATTCAGCCAccatgatatcttgatacagggtaaTATAGTATTGGCTTTCATGCTGTCTGCAGCTGATAGGTTGGAAGGATGGAAGCAGCAACCTATTGGTAGATCCACAGGAGATCATCTGTCTGGAGAAGCTGAGCAAAGTAAATGAGGATGCTAATTCAATCTATCAACTCTACCCACAGGAAGATACTAGCTCCGGGTCTGGTTTCATTTGGGATGATATGGTGATGTCACCAACAAGAGAATCAATCCAGCAAGAGCTTAAGGCAGCTATTAAAAGGATCGAAAGTCCTGCATCATGACGAAAACTGCCAGAAGTCACCACCTCCCCTGTCAACAACGTCGGATATAGATCATCAATATGATTGAAGCAAGTTATAAAAATCATACAGATCAGTGTCAAATCTCTAATTATCAGCCAGAGTTCTATTGTGCAAAACTATCTTCAGATCCTTTACCATAACAACCAAATAACAATAGTAATGAACTGTCTCTATCAAGGAATAGTAGCTCTTCATATTTTGGCTTCTAAATCTTTTTTTCACATTCTGATTCTCATAGCAAATAAGGGAAATCCTAGTGACATCTGACATCAAACCATGAAAGTTCTAATTTAAAAACATAAATCCAAATCCTAAGGACACCTACCAGGTATGTTTTagtctgtcaaaaattctaaaacTGAAGAGTCTAAAGTCAGACTCATACTATGCAAATAATAGAACAATGACATTATAATTCTTCACCCACCAAGGCATGTCAAACTACTTAAACAGAATCCTAAAGTTCAAAATAGCAGCTAACCCTCATGTAATAATGAAAATGAACTGAATAATGTTGCAATATGAgttcaacaattggtatcaatgAAATCAATTTTTCACAAAACTTGCATTTTAAAAGTCAAAGAAAAATGTAGTTTTCAACCATTTCAAGTAAATATTCAATctttttaaaatatcatatgtGCCTGAAATATGAAAATAGAAGGGGATATTAGCATTCAGATCTAATAATTTGCATGAGAGCCTTTACCAAATTAAATACTCAAGATAAATGCCAAACAAGAATAATTGTCTCCAAACAAAAGGCAGAAATGCCTAAAAGTTCAATTTCCCAAGCATACTTTTCAAAATACAATATCCAAAATAAACTTCCTCGCACCATAGTATAATCAATAAATTAAATCACCCTGACCTGTATAAACAATAAGTGCAACAACTGACAACAGACTAGAGGACCCAGGAAACTTGCAGCTATATAATTAGCAAAAAAAAGAcaataaattcaaaaatcaaatatGCTAACTGCTTGCCATGTGCATTCCTTGATACAGATGGGGACTGATTCTAGAATTAGCCAATGAATGATCCTGTATTTTAATGTAATCCCACCAAGATATCGTGCAGTAATGGAGTATGAAGCTGAGATCTCCTCATGGGAGCCATCTTTTTCTTATCCCCTTGTAAATCAAACTCTACCTTCAACCAGATTACTACAAGAAACTCCCACAGCTGGATGCTAAACTTGATAGATCATAACCATTTCACAATGGCCCTTGTTGTACATTTATCAGAATATCAGCAACTTGAAAGAACCTTAATTGAGACACAAGAAATCCTCTCTCTTTACAGCCATTGCAATTCTCACCTGGGTTCCTAGCCCCAAAGAAAAAGCTGATCTCTCTGTATAGTTAAATATTCTTGCAAATCACATATTGCTTACTGGAATCATTTTTAACAAACCCAACCCTTTTGTTTTCACTCCAGCAAATGTATGAGCTACCAGATATCCCTTAGAATCAAACTCTCccaaaaagaaaaataacaaaagatgACCACAGGGGAATGCATCAAGAGCGTCCTTCAAGCACTTTACAAAACAACTAATTGCATATTTTATATGACCACCTTAATTTCATAAGTGCTTCCAGCTCATCTAGTTTGAGTATATTAATTTAACACTGAAAAAATTGTCACTTAGGCATTGCTTCTCAGgaacaataataataaactatGTATTAACAGAACTAAAACATGACTTGTTTAACTGGCCGTAGAACTGGTTCCAACAGTTGAAAGTGCTACTCGTCTAATGCCCACCACAACTAGGTCCAATATAGATCTATTGCAAATTGCAAACTAATAGACTTCAGTAGGTTAAATATTGAGATATATTTCAGAAATCATGCTACTTAATGACTAGGTCCAACTGATCATAGAAACCTACAAACAATAAATTTACTTCATTGAGAAATCAAGCAATTGCATATCTGCTTATCAGAATCCACCTGCTAGAAACATCATAGTAACCATCAGCTCTAGTAGATCTAAGataattttacgaacaagttttaaCTGACAAGATATTATCTTTCTCCTAGAAATTGTGGGCAATCCATGCTAGGTCAGTGGTTGGCCAAACCAATACATACTGAGTGATGTTTATGGATCCGACCAAGGATTGGTGCCAGATAATGTAAGTTGGTACATATcagaatttaattattttattattttttaatgataCAGGTTGGTGTTCCACCAACTATATTTGGTGATGTATTAATCCGATTGCTGAAACTATGACACTAGTCACTTGGTACCAATCTAACATAAGGCAAGGTAAGGTGAGAATTATTGCGTAATTAGGAGGCAAGATCACAGAACAGTCCAACACAATCAATATAAGCATAAATTTGTATGCTCAGAGAACTAGTACAAGCTTGAGACAACATTTTGATCTTTCTTTCTAAATCGAAAATGAAAAGCCTACCATTTTCATGTAATTGATCCTTCCAGCTAAATGCACTCTTCAATGGTAACCAAAAATCCTGACAAACTCTGACGGTAAACTCTTCCCGGATAAATAAACACCCACCAATAAATAAACCCCTGACATTCCCTGACTGCAAAACTTCTTGAAATGGAT belongs to Musa acuminata AAA Group cultivar baxijiao chromosome BXJ3-5, Cavendish_Baxijiao_AAA, whole genome shotgun sequence and includes:
- the LOC103984330 gene encoding calmodulin calcium-dependent NAD kinase-like; translated protein: MRDPQPVLVLAESGRVEQLESFPHYVARQMGIEDVNECPNLCKMAHDYLRRTKECEDNLFAFFANDPDHESLYVKLVEELDKCILGYFAFHWNHTTPLIKQVLNADSEQKMKLKNFVMEATRKLRFERVTKDLKVTRVISTLVEEMKAIGIGTHDESQCTDVMVPAAIADRSPVLLLMGGGMGAGKSTVLKEILKEAFWSGAAANTVVVEADAFKETDVIYRAISSRGHHDDMLQTAELVHQSSTDAASSLLVTALNEGRDVIMDGTLSWEPFVQQTIAMARNVHHQQYRMGAGYKVADDGTITENYWEPVEDNQENNKCSTRKPYRIEMVGVVCDAYLAVVRGIRRAIIMGRAVRVKSQLKSHQRFANAFPRYCQLVDNARLYSTNSMGSAKLIGWKDGSSNLLVDPQEIICLEKLSKVNEDANSIYQLYPQEDTSSGSGFIWDDMVMSPTRESIQQELKAAIKRIESPAS